In a genomic window of Ipomoea triloba cultivar NCNSP0323 chromosome 3, ASM357664v1:
- the LOC116012023 gene encoding elongator complex protein 5, which translates to MAELICRNLRDGALEGEHAPALTLKDSIESPLGPLVFNHILSQLFSNISAAKSQSRGILLVALSRPPSFYAELLKCRGSDGGSSNKWLSVLDCYTDPLGWKSRLMERGTINNTSQNTSVNATLFTHVKDSNKLLASIVERGKEMVGEGKGRFSVAIDSISEMLRHSSIHSVARILSYLRSHDQVSSVFFLLNSDLHESKVASTLEYMSTMRADIVPVAQTINGQRVNSENLSVVEQNFKRGKLHVRFKRRNGRVRVTCEDACVEDSGIKFTPVSLEDGLTAQSLVPKVQFNLQLSEKERLDREKVVLPFEHQGNGKPIEIYDGRKSLNNTNEHGDASAKMPLTNDDSGKGEIIYFRDSDDEMPDSDEDPDDDLDI; encoded by the exons ATGGCGGAATTAATATGCAGAAATCTCAGAGACGGAGCATTAGAAGGTGAGCACGCGCCTGCTCTCACTCTGAAGGACTCCATTGAGTCACCTCTCGGACCACTCGTTTTCAATCACATTCTCTCCCAGCTTTTTTCCAACATTTCGGCCGCTAAATCGCAGTCTCG AGGAATTTTATTGGTCGCTTTATCTCGGCCGCCGTCGTTCTATGCTGAATTGCTAAAATGTAGAGGGAGTGACGGCGGTTCCTCGAATAAATG GCTTAGTGTTTTGGATTGTTATACGGATCCTCTTGGGTGGAAAAGCCGGCTCATGGAGCGTGGAACTATTAATAATACTTCCCAAAACACTTCGGTTAATGCTACCTTATTCACCCATGTGAAGGACTCGAACAAGTTATTGGCATCAATTGTTGAACGAGGGAAAG AAATGGTTGGAGAAGGAAAAGGTCGATTCTCAGTTGCCATTGATTCG ATAAGTGAGATGCTGAGACATTCATCCATCCATTCGGTTGCCAGGATTTTAAGCTACCTTCGTAGTCATG ACCAGGTTTCAAGCgtgtttttcttattaaattCAGACCTTCATGAGTCCAAAGTTGCTTCTACTCTTGAATATATGTCTACAATGCGTGCTGATATAGTACCAGTGGCTCAAACAATAAATGGTCAAAGGGTTAACTCGGAGAACCTCTCAGTAGTGGAACAAAACTTTAAAAGAGGGAAACTTCATGTACGCTTCAAACGCAGGAATGGGCGTGTTAGAGTGACG TGTGAGGATGCTTGTGTTGAGGATTCTGGCATTAAGTTCACTCCTGTTTCTTTGGAAGATGGTCTAACTGCTCAGAGCCTTGTGCCCAAG GTGCAATTTAATCTTCAGCTGTCAGAAAAGGAGCGACTTGACCGAGAAAAAGTTGTACTCCCATTCGAGCACCAGG GGAATGGTAAGCCCATTGAAATCTACGATGGTAGGAAGTCCCTCAACAACACAAATGAACACGGAGATGCTTCGGCTAAGATGCCCCTTACAAATGACGATTCTGGCAAGGGCGAAATTATCTATTTTCGTGATTCGGATGATGAGATGCCAGATTCTGATGAAGATCCTGATGATGATTTGGACATATGA